In the Helicobacter typhlonius genome, one interval contains:
- the aroA gene encoding 3-phosphoshikimate 1-carboxyvinyltransferase — protein MRITKITATKGFEREFSGIATDKSISHRSVIFALLASASCRVENYLMGEDTLHTLHIARELGLGVEQKENVLILTPPKQIKEPHKVLDCGNAGTGMRLFSGFLSGVKGHFVLSGDEYLNERPMKRIIEPLNSIGAHIIGRENNAYAPLSITGGEIKSFNYTSKIASAQVKSAMILAGLQAEGTSRFYEPFLSRNHTENILQGMGVEMSTKEQENGAYELEFKGQGRKKLESFDLCVPADPSSAFYFAVAACVLQSKVKLKNVLLNKTRIQAFKILEAMGAEVKYELHHSLYEEVGDIEVCGKSLRAINVESEIAWLIDEIPALSIAFAVASGTSRVANAKELRVKESDRIHATITNLRAMGIKCEEFEDGFSVCGGELKRARVDSFGDHRIAMSFAIAMLVCGGEISDSACIDVSFPQFLDYLSSITHIENINE, from the coding sequence ATGCGTATTACAAAAATTACAGCGACAAAGGGCTTTGAGCGCGAGTTTAGCGGGATTGCCACCGATAAATCTATTTCGCATCGTAGCGTGATTTTTGCGCTTTTGGCAAGTGCCTCTTGTAGAGTGGAAAATTACCTTATGGGTGAGGATACTCTGCATACCCTGCATATTGCGCGTGAATTGGGGCTTGGCGTGGAGCAAAAAGAAAATGTTTTAATCCTCACGCCACCAAAGCAGATAAAAGAGCCTCACAAGGTGCTTGATTGTGGGAATGCGGGGACGGGAATGCGCCTTTTTTCAGGATTTTTGAGTGGGGTTAAGGGGCATTTTGTCCTAAGTGGCGATGAATACTTGAATGAACGCCCGATGAAACGCATTATTGAGCCATTAAATAGTATAGGAGCGCATATTATAGGGAGAGAGAACAATGCCTATGCGCCTTTAAGCATTACAGGCGGGGAGATAAAGAGCTTTAATTACACAAGCAAGATTGCCTCCGCACAAGTCAAAAGTGCAATGATATTAGCAGGGCTTCAGGCAGAGGGAACTTCGAGATTCTATGAGCCATTTTTAAGTCGCAATCATACAGAAAATATACTTCAGGGTATGGGCGTGGAAATGAGCACAAAAGAGCAAGAAAATGGTGCGTATGAATTGGAATTTAAGGGGCAGGGGCGTAAAAAATTAGAATCCTTTGATTTGTGTGTGCCCGCAGACCCTTCGAGCGCATTTTATTTTGCGGTGGCAGCGTGTGTGCTACAATCAAAGGTTAAGCTTAAAAATGTGCTTTTAAATAAAACACGCATACAAGCTTTTAAGATTTTAGAAGCTATGGGTGCGGAGGTAAAATACGAGCTTCACCACTCACTTTATGAGGAAGTGGGGGATATTGAGGTGTGTGGCAAGAGCCTTCGGGCTATCAATGTGGAGAGCGAGATAGCGTGGCTTATAGATGAGATTCCAGCCCTTAGTATTGCATTTGCAGTGGCGAGTGGCACTTCAAGGGTGGCTAATGCGAAAGAGTTGCGCGTAAAAGAAAGTGATAGAATCCACGCTACAATTACGAATCTACGCGCTATGGGGATAAAATGCGAGGAATTTGAAGACGGATTTAGTGTGTGTGGTGGCGAACTTAAGAGGGCGCGGGTAGATTCTTTTGGCGATCATCGTATTGCGATGAGCTTTGCCATAGCAATGCTTGTGTGCGGAGGTGAGATAAGCGATAGCGCGTGTATTGATGTGTCTTTTCCACAATTTCTTGATTATCTTTCCTCAATTACACATATAGAAAATATCAATGAGTAA
- a CDS encoding rod-binding protein, with the protein MMNSINNAAAISAYQRAQDSQLSRVDETKDDKALREQTDQFESILLKFMLESAIKNDDTLYPKQPGSDIYHSMYIDNLSQELSGSFGYSELLFNYLKEQQSAGRVHLAHRGTNNPYGK; encoded by the coding sequence ATGATGAATAGTATTAATAATGCAGCGGCAATCTCTGCGTATCAAAGGGCGCAAGATTCACAACTTTCACGCGTAGATGAGACAAAGGACGACAAGGCACTAAGGGAGCAAACCGACCAATTTGAATCTATCTTGCTTAAATTTATGCTTGAGAGCGCAATTAAAAATGACGATACACTTTATCCAAAACAGCCCGGGAGCGATATTTACCACTCTATGTATATTGATAACCTAAGCCAAGAGCTAAGCGGTAGTTTTGGGTATAGTGAGCTTTTGTTTAATTATCTAAAGGAGCAACAAAGCGCAGGTAGGGTGCATTTGGCACATAGAGGGACAAATAATCCTTATGGAAAATAA
- a CDS encoding sensor histidine kinase: MENNVINPSLLEHLNSSDKSVLLETLATLIQSTYGTEQEFKKLQSDFNSLKALYEWVLELIPQAICVMETNGNVFYRNAEASKIADMFENVAHLGEGESEVAYKEQFYLLQISVKNDKKVMSATNITNQKRQERLASMGQISAHLAHEIRNPIGSISLLTSTLLKRAGVQVKPLVLEIKKAIWRVERLINTTLLWTKGVNANRTLRDLGEFKNELMQSVGHYTYSKPIDFNFNLESNAQIFADFDLLSIVLQNFLSNAIDAIEEGECSNGVVNVSFSEDEAFWCFIFSDNGASIADKNLLFEPFKTTKLKGNGLGLALCQQIVNAHNGSISLNENTDDKIFYIKIAKS; the protein is encoded by the coding sequence ATGGAAAATAATGTCATCAACCCAAGTCTTTTAGAGCATTTAAATAGTAGCGATAAAAGTGTTTTGCTCGAAACTCTCGCTACATTGATTCAAAGTACTTATGGCACAGAGCAGGAATTTAAAAAACTCCAAAGTGATTTTAATAGCCTAAAAGCCTTGTATGAATGGGTGCTTGAGCTTATACCACAAGCAATTTGTGTAATGGAAACCAATGGAAATGTGTTTTATCGTAATGCAGAGGCGAGTAAAATCGCAGATATGTTTGAGAATGTGGCACATTTGGGCGAGGGCGAAAGTGAAGTAGCGTATAAGGAGCAGTTTTATCTCCTGCAAATTAGCGTGAAAAATGACAAAAAAGTGATGAGTGCGACAAATATTACAAACCAAAAGCGACAAGAAAGACTTGCGTCTATGGGACAAATCTCCGCGCATTTGGCACACGAGATTCGAAACCCCATAGGCTCGATTTCACTCCTTACTTCTACGCTTTTGAAACGCGCTGGAGTGCAGGTAAAACCGCTCGTGCTAGAGATAAAAAAGGCAATTTGGCGTGTGGAAAGGCTGATTAACACGACTTTGCTTTGGACAAAAGGTGTGAATGCAAATCGCACATTGCGTGATTTAGGTGAGTTTAAAAACGAGCTAATGCAGAGTGTGGGGCATTATACCTACTCTAAACCCATTGATTTTAACTTTAATCTTGAATCTAATGCACAAATTTTCGCTGATTTTGATTTGCTTAGTATCGTGCTGCAAAATTTCTTGTCAAATGCCATTGACGCGATTGAGGAGGGCGAGTGCAGTAATGGCGTGGTGAATGTGAGCTTTAGCGAGGACGAGGCATTTTGGTGCTTTATCTTTAGCGATAATGGCGCGAGTATCGCCGATAAGAATTTGCTTTTTGAGCCATTTAAGACGACAAAGCTAAAGGGTAATGGCTTGGGCTTGGCATTGTGTCAGCAAATCGTCAATGCGCACAATGGTAGTATTTCGCTCAATGAAAACACAGATGATAAAATCTTTTATATAAAAATTGCTAAAAGCTAA
- a CDS encoding flagellar basal body P-ring protein FlgI: MLGVLLSIICALSLYGQKISQVAQIVGIRENSLVGYGLVIGLNGSGDKSGSKFTMQSVANMLESVNVKLSANDIKSKNVAAVMVTASLPPFARQGDKLDILVSSIGDAKSISGGTLVMTPLTGVDGNIYALAQGNILMGESGSALSGTIIGGASVEREVGYNLYNQQNATLSLKKTDLQNAIKIQQTLNEVFGDAVAVAVDARTLKLNKPENLSMVEFLALVEEVEVDYSHKERIVIDEKSGTIVAGVGITIDPVIITHGDITIKISNEMPDDPEAVKLEDGTIMSKAQGTISSTDGAKPTVSSVVKALQRMGATPRNVISILESMRKSGALRAEIEVM, translated from the coding sequence ATGCTTGGTGTGTTGCTTAGCATAATATGCGCTCTATCTCTCTATGGGCAAAAAATCTCGCAAGTGGCACAAATTGTGGGGATTAGAGAAAATAGCTTAGTGGGCTATGGCTTAGTCATAGGTTTAAATGGAAGTGGTGATAAAAGTGGCTCAAAATTCACTATGCAAAGCGTAGCAAATATGCTAGAGAGTGTAAATGTCAAACTCTCCGCAAATGATATAAAATCAAAAAATGTCGCTGCGGTTATGGTAACTGCGAGCTTACCGCCTTTTGCAAGACAGGGCGATAAGCTTGATATTCTCGTCTCTTCTATTGGCGATGCGAAGTCTATCAGCGGTGGAACGCTCGTAATGACGCCTCTTACAGGGGTTGATGGTAATATTTATGCGTTAGCACAGGGCAATATCCTTATGGGCGAGAGCGGGAGCGCACTCTCTGGCACAATCATTGGCGGGGCGAGTGTGGAACGCGAAGTGGGCTACAATCTCTATAATCAGCAAAATGCGACTTTGAGCTTGAAAAAAACAGATTTACAAAATGCGATTAAGATTCAGCAAACGCTTAATGAGGTGTTTGGCGATGCGGTTGCGGTAGCGGTAGATGCGCGGACACTTAAGCTCAATAAGCCGGAAAATTTGAGTATGGTTGAATTTTTAGCATTAGTTGAGGAAGTCGAGGTAGATTACTCACATAAAGAACGTATAGTGATTGATGAAAAGTCTGGCACGATTGTAGCGGGTGTGGGCATCACAATCGACCCGGTGATTATCACGCACGGCGATATTACGATAAAAATCTCTAATGAAATGCCCGATGACCCCGAGGCAGTGAAGCTTGAGGACGGCACAATAATGAGCAAGGCACAAGGCACGATTAGTAGCACAGATGGCGCAAAACCCACGGTTTCAAGCGTAGTCAAGGCATTGCAGAGAATGGGTGCAACCCCGCGCAATGTGATTTCAATCCTCGAGAGTATGCGCAAATCGGGCGCATTGAGAGCGGAAATAGAAGTAATGTAA
- a CDS encoding 4-hydroxy-3-methylbut-2-enyl diphosphate reductase, protein MQVKLAQKYGFCFGVKRAIQIAEDNRNAITFGPLIHNAKEIDRLKRDFGVTLGENLEEVQECDNVIVRTHGITKGDLEILKERGNNVIDATCPFVTKPQKIVKKMSQEGYQIIVFGDRNHPEVKGVASYGENVEIVASVDEIAQCKLQKKVALVSQTTKQIKQFGEIAAFIISQTNEARVFNTICNATFENQSAVLELSKEVDIMIIVGGKNSSNTKQLLKIAQNYCENSYLVEDKNELQEQWFKGKKLCGITAGASTPDWIIEGVREKIEQF, encoded by the coding sequence ATGCAAGTAAAACTCGCTCAAAAATATGGCTTTTGCTTTGGCGTGAAGAGGGCAATTCAAATCGCCGAGGATAATCGTAATGCTATTACCTTTGGTCCGCTTATACATAATGCAAAAGAAATTGATAGATTAAAAAGGGATTTTGGTGTAACTTTGGGAGAGAATCTAGAGGAAGTGCAAGAGTGTGATAATGTAATCGTGCGCACACATGGCATTACTAAGGGGGATTTAGAGATTTTAAAAGAACGCGGTAATAATGTGATTGACGCGACTTGCCCCTTTGTAACAAAGCCCCAAAAAATTGTAAAGAAGATGTCCCAAGAGGGTTATCAAATCATTGTTTTTGGCGATAGGAATCACCCAGAAGTCAAAGGTGTGGCGAGTTATGGCGAGAATGTGGAGATTGTGGCAAGTGTTGATGAAATAGCGCAGTGCAAATTACAGAAAAAAGTAGCCCTTGTATCGCAAACAACCAAGCAGATAAAGCAGTTTGGTGAGATAGCAGCCTTTATTATCTCTCAAACAAATGAAGCGCGTGTGTTTAATACGATTTGTAATGCGACTTTTGAGAATCAAAGTGCGGTGCTTGAACTCAGCAAAGAAGTAGATATAATGATAATAGTGGGTGGCAAAAACTCTTCAAACACAAAGCAGTTGCTTAAAATTGCTCAAAATTATTGCGAAAATAGCTATTTGGTAGAGGATAAAAACGAGCTGCAAGAGCAGTGGTTTAAAGGTAAAAAGCTATGCGGCATTACCGCAGGGGCTTCTACACCGGATTGGATCATTGAGGGCGTGAGGGAGAAAATTGAGCAGTTTTAG